In the genome of Lacerta agilis isolate rLacAgi1 chromosome 2, rLacAgi1.pri, whole genome shotgun sequence, one region contains:
- the LOC117042435 gene encoding protein FAM162A-like, which translates to MCSKTQAENLQKPKPQASASFKVTGHKPTDWDNKLLLWTGRFKKAEDIPETVSFEIVDAARNKMHVRISYVMIALTIMGCIMMVILGARHESLTSQNLEKKARWREEAAQSVYAKP; encoded by the coding sequence ATGTGCAGCAAAACCCAAGCAGAGAACTTGCAGAAGCCAAAACCCCAGGCTTCAGCCTCTTTCAAAGTTACAGGACACAAGCCCACTGACTGGGACAACAAGTTGTTGCTATGGACGGGCCGTTTCAAGAAAGCAGAAGATATACCAGAAACAGTGTCATTTGAGATTGTTGATGCAGCAAGGAATAAGATGCATGTGAGGATCAGCTACGTAATGATTGCCTTGACAATCATGGGCTGCATAATGATGGTCATTCTGGGCGCGAGGCACGAATCCCTGACGAGCCAGAACCTGGAGAAAAAAGCTCGCTGGAGAGAGGAGGCTGCTCAGAGTGTCTATGCCAAACCATAG